In the genome of Triticum urartu cultivar G1812 chromosome 5, Tu2.1, whole genome shotgun sequence, one region contains:
- the LOC125511036 gene encoding cleavage and polyadenylation specificity factor subunit 2, with the protein MGTSVQVMPLSGAYGEGPLCYLLAVDGFRFLLDCGWTDHCDPALLQPLARVAPTIDAVLLSHPDMMHLGALPYAIKHLGLSAPVYATEPVFRLGLLTMYDYFLSRWQVADFDLFSLDDIDAAFQNVVRLKYSQNHLLNDKGEGIVIAPHVSGHLLGGTVWKITKDGEDVVYAVDFNHRKERHLNGTTLGSFIRPAVLITDAYNALNNQVYKRQQDQDFIDSMVKVLSSGGSVLLPADTAGRVLELLLIMEQYWAQRHLVYPIYFLTNVSTSTVDFVKSFLEWMSDSISKSFEHTRDNAFLLRHVSLIINKEELEKLGDAPKVVLASMSSLEVGFSHDIFVEMANEAKNLVLFTEKGQFGTLARMLQVDPPPKAVKVTMSKRVPLVGDELKAYEEEQERIKKEEVLKASISKEKELKASHESNAKASDPMVVDASSFRKSSNAGSHVGGNVDILIDGFVSPVTSIAPMFPFFENTADWDDFGEVINPDDYMMKQDEMDNNMMLGAGDGMDGKLDESSARLLLDSAPSKVISNEMTVQVKCSLAYMDFEGRSDGRSVKSVIAHVAPLKLVLVHGSAEATEHLKMHCAKNSDLHVYAPQIEETIDVTSDLCAYKVQLSEKLMSNVISKKLGEHEIAWVDSGVGKVDEKLTLLPPSSTPAAHKSVLVGDLKLADFKQFLANKGLQVEFAGGALRCGEYITVRKIGDSNQKGSTGSQQIVVEGPLCEDYYKIRELLYSQFFLL; encoded by the exons ATGGGGACGTCCGTGCAGGTGATGCCGCTGAGCGGGGCGTACGGGGAAGGCCCCCTTTGCTATCTGCTCGCCGTCGACGGCTTCCGCTTCCTCCTCGACTGCGGCTGGACCGACCACTGCGACCCCGCCCTCCTCCAGCCCCTCGCCAG GGTTGCGCCAACAATAGATGCTGTTCTTCTGTCTCATCCTGACATGATGCATCTAGGAGCTTTGCCCTATGCTATAAAACATCTTGGATTATCTGCACCAGTATATGCAACAGAACCTGTGTTTAGACTTGGCCTTTTAACCATGTATGATTATTTTCTATCTCGATGG CAAGTTGCAGATTTTGACTTGTTTTCTTTGGATGATATTGATGCCGCATTCCAGAATGTTGTGAGACTGAAATATTCACAGAATCACCTTCTTAACG ATAAAGGTGAAGGAATAGTTATTGCGCCACATGTGTCGGGCCATCTTTTGGGGGGTACAGTATGGAAGATAACAAAAGATGGAGAGGATGTCGTCTATGCTGTTGACTTTAACCACCGAAAAGAGAG GCATTTGAATGGTACTACCCTTGGATCTTTTATACGGCCAGCTGTTTTGATTACTGATGCTTACAATGCCTTGAACAATCAGGTCTACAAAAGGCAGCAGGATCAAGATTTCATTG ATTCAATGGTGAAAGTTCTATCAAGTGGTGGTAGCGTATTACTGCCTGCTGATACAGCTGGTAGAGTGCTAGAACTTCTTTTAATAATGGAGCAG TACTGGGCTCAACGACATTTGGTCTATCCTATCTACTTTCTGACAAATGTTTCTACTAGTACTGTTGATTTTGTCAAGAGTTTTCTTGAATGGATGAGTGATTCTATCTCAAAGTCTTTTGAACACACTAGAGATAATGCCTTCTTATTAAG ACATGTCTCACTGATAATTAACAAAGAAGAGCTAGAGAAACTGGGAGATGCTCCAAAG GTGGTTCTAGCATCCATGTCAAGTTTGGAGGTTGGCTTTTCTCATGACATTTTTGTTGAGATGGCAAATGAAGCTAAAAATCTAGTGCTTTTTACTGAGAAGGGTCAG TTTGGGACACTTGCTCGCATGCTTCAAGTGGATCCACCCCCCAAAGCCGTAAAAGTCACTATGAGCAAGCGAGTTCCTTTAGTTGGTGATGAGCTGAAAGCTTATGAAGAGGAACAAGAACGGATAAAAAAGGAAGAAGTGCTAAAGGCTAGCATCAGCAAGGAGAAGGAGCTAAAGGCTTCTCATGAATCAAATGCAAAGGCTTCTGACCCCATGGTTGTTGATGCAAGCTCGTTTCGTAAATCATCCAATG CTGGCTCACATGTTGGCGGGAATGTGGATATTCTAATTGATGGATTTGTCTCTCCGGTGACCAGCATCGCTCCAATGTTTCCTTTCTTTGAAAATACTGCTGACTGGGATGACTTCGGCGAGGTTATCAATcctgatgattatatgatgaaacAAGATGAAATGGATAATAATATGATGCTC GGTGCTGGAGATGGCATGGATGGTAAACTTGATGAGAGCTCAGCACGCCTTCTTCTTGATTCAGCACCGTCAAAAGTTATTTCCAACGAGATGACT GTGCAAGTAAAGTGCTCATTGGCATATATGGACTTTGAAGGTCGGTCCGATGGACGTTCTGTAAAATCAGTTATTGCTCATGTGGCCCCACTGAAACTC GTTTTGGTACACGGATCAGCAGAAGCTACTGAACATTTAAAAATGCATTGTGCAAAAAACTCTGACTTGCATGTTTATGCTCCTCAGATAGAAGAAACGATTGATGTAACATCAGATTTATGTGCTTACAAG GTACAACTTTCTGAGAAGTTAATGAGCAATGTCATTTCTAAGAAG TTGGGTGAGCATGAAATTGCATGGGTTGATTCAGGGGTTGGAAAGGTGGATGAGAAGCTCACTTTGCTACCCCCCTCATCAACTCCAGCAGCCCACAAGTCAGTTCTTGTGGGTGATCTGAAATTGGCTGATTTCAAGCAATTCCTAGCAAATAAAGGTTTACAG GTTGAGTTTGCTGGGGGTGCTCTACGGTGCGGCGAGTACATCACCGTGCGCAAGATTGGCGATTCTAACCAAAAG GGCAGCACGGGTTCTCAGCAGATTGTGGTCGAGGGTCCGTTGTGCGAGGACTACTACAAGATCCGCGAGCTCCTTTATTCACAGTTCTTCTTGTTGTAG